The following coding sequences are from one Actinomycetota bacterium window:
- a CDS encoding polymer-forming cytoskeletal protein, with protein sequence MQDFSSDGYLSDSQDRTLLIIQGDTAKIDGKLKISQSIEIDCEVLGELEVDGQLLISEKGFVSADVKTADAVILGRYEGSMEATGTVEIKETGVVNGNIKTDSLIINRGGKFDGNVCRITDSK encoded by the coding sequence ATGCAGGATTTTTCAAGTGATGGATATTTAAGTGATTCTCAAGACAGGACTCTATTAATTATTCAAGGAGATACAGCCAAAATAGACGGCAAACTTAAAATATCACAATCAATAGAAATTGATTGCGAGGTTTTAGGGGAGCTGGAAGTGGATGGCCAGCTGCTGATTTCGGAAAAAGGCTTCGTAAGCGCTGATGTAAAGACAGCGGACGCTGTAATTTTGGGCAGATATGAGGGAAGCATGGAAGCTACCGGAACGGTAGAGATAAAGGAAACCGGTGTTGTAAATGGCAATATCAAAACTGATTCCCTTATCATTAACCGGGGCGGTAAATTTGACGGGAACGTCTGTAGAATTACTGATTCTAAATAG